A segment of the Candidatus Marimicrobium litorale genome:
TGCCCCGGCGTTACTCTTCTGCGGCGGTGGCGGTGAAGCCCTGATGCAACTGCTGGATCAGGGAGGGCAGTGGGCGCCGGAGTTGGTGTTCGAGGGGCTCGAGGTAATGGCGGCGCTGCGACCCTAGCGTAACTGTTTGTGCCAGTTGTGTACCACGTCCTCCACGCTGATTTCGACAGCACCGCCTCGCCACTTGTCAGCGTAATCTACGTCTGTGGAGTTGGGCGGAGGGTTGGGTATGTCGACCTTGAAACGACTAGGCATAGGGACAGCCTCCCCCAGTGCAATCGCCTCACCCTTGGCCAGGGAGGTCAGTGCGGCGAAGGTACTCTGTGCCGCTTCGGGTACCATGGAGCGCACGTACTTCTGGTCATCGGGGTTGGATATGCGCAGGCAGATGTAGGAGCTACACTGGGAGAGCACGGTTTCCGAGACGTCCGCTGGCCGCTGGCTGACTACGCAGAGCCCCACGCCATATTTCCTGCCGTTCTTGGAAATCCTTTCCATGACCCGGCGTGCTTCGCGGTAGCGCGGCGCTTCCAGACGTGGAATATATTCATGTGCCTCTTCACAGACAAGGAATAGCGGGAACTCCCTGCACTGTGGATTCCAGAAGTTGAACTCATACACCAGTCGTCCAATTTGTGCCGTCACCATAGGTGCGACATCAAAGGGAACGGCACTCAAATCAAGAACTGTGATACTGGCGTTGGGTTCGCCTCGCCCCACAATATCTTTCATCAGTCCTGTCAGCGATTCGGTCGAGTTACGTGTTTTTGGCTGCATGAAGAAATCATAGCGGGTGTCATTCAGCAAGCTATCGATTCTGACCAGTAACTGGCTGAACCTGCCGTAAAGTGGTGATTTTTTCTTGCCGAAATCGCTGGTCTCCGAGTTGGATTTTTCTATCATGTCTACAAATTTATCGATCGGGTAATAGACTGGCGAGTCCACGGTGATGTGTCCGAGATCGAGGTGTGCGTTGGCCTCCTGCTTGAGTCGGATCACAATGGAACGAAGATAGGACGTCTGCAGTGATGCGTCCGCGTCGTCGGGATCAATAATGAGATCGCACAGCTCGGAATAAGTGAGCATCCAGTAGGGAAATTCCGCCTGCTGCGCATTGAGGCTGCGCACCATGTGTTCTGCAAAGGGTGATTTGACGGAGGCACCATCAATTTCCCTGTCGCAGTACTCGCCGTGCATATCCAGCAGCACGATATGTGCGTTGGGCATATTGCGCAGCGCTGACTGCAGCAAGCTGGTGACTGTCCAGGATTTACCCGCGCCACTCTGCCCGAGGATCGCCGCATGTCGACCAAAAAACGATGAGGCGTCCAGGTGCACATCAACGGAACTGAACGCGGTCAGTTGTCCCACCTTGAACTCGACATTCTCGCGCTTGGCGAAAATACTGGATAGTTCGTCGAAATTGACCGGGTACACTTCATCGCCGATGTTAGGAAACTGCGAAACGCCCTTGACGAAATCTCCGTTCGTATTGAACTCCCCTACCGGTGTAATGCGCACCATGTGTGCGGCCTGACCCTGCCGGTCGGCAGTGCGATAGCTGCGCTCCACCATAACCAGAATTTTGGAGTGTGCCTGGTGTATGGCGAGGTAGGAGCCGACCTGACCGCTGCGCGCGCCGCCTTCGCCCAGTTTTGCCTCGGCGACCTGTTGATCATTATCTGTGATCAACCTGGCGGTGAAATAATCTCCGGAAACTTCGGCCAGCAGCCCGATCCGTGTGCTTGTTTCCTCTGACATCCCTGAAATCCCCTCACGCCTGACGGTTCTGTTTCAGACCAGCCAGAATCGCCCTGTTTTTAACGAGTATGGGACACGTGCGGGGCGCGGTACAGTAAAAAGCCCGCATAACCTCACAAAGTTGATTGATTTCACACCATGCCGAGCCATTTTCGAAAGAAAGCGCTTTTCAGTATTAAAGCGGGTGGCGGGAGGCCGGTGCTGTCATGTGGGGGTAGCAATCGAGGGGTGTGATCAGGGTGGACAGGGACGTCTGGTTTACACCTGTTACGACGCAGCGGCCACCGAGTTTGAGCGATTTGCAGCCGGGCTTTGGTGAGAAGCGTTTTCTCTTTGACAGCGCTGAGAGTCAGCGAGTCCTTGATGCCTCACGGCACCTAGAATTTGGTAAGCGCCGGAACAAGATCGCGAACTATGTTTTCAGGGGTAATTGCAGGGAGATAATAACCCCGGATTTATCGGGCAGGTTCTCTGCGCTCACTTGGCCGCCATGGAAATCCGAGATTAAACTTACGATATGCAAACCAAGGCCTAGATGTACATCACCGGTCTGTTCTTTCCGCAGCGACACCATCGGATCGAACAAGCGGTCTCTTAAGCCCTGCGGCAGAGTAGGCCCGTTATTGGACAGTGACAAGTTCCAGCTGTTCTCTTCCCTGCGCAGTTGCAGCGTGATGTCGCCCCCTTCGTGACAGAAGGAGGCAGCATTCTCCATCAGTTTGTCCAGGGCTTGTACAATCAAGTCAGCGACGCCGGTCACGAGGGCGCCTGTACCCTGAATGTCCAGTGAGAGATTATATTGCGAGTAGATTCCACGATAGACGGCAAACAACTCAGTGATCAATGGCACCAGGTCGAGCTCTTCAGGGATATTGTTCCTGATGCTCTCTTCAAGGCGATTGGCTTCACTCATAGCATTCAGAATGCGTTGCAGCCGCGCGAGGCCCTCGCGGGCGCGCTGCAAATACACGGGCCTTTCTGCAGTCTGATCATCGAGGTGTTCGAGATTATCCAGAGAGCTTTGTATGACTGCGATGGGTGTGCGCAGCTCGTGGGATAGCTTTCGACTGAGTGTGCGCAGGTAGTCGTTATACTCCCTGACACGTTCAAGCAGTTTCGCGTAGTGTCGCGATAACTCGCCAATTTCGTCACCGGCAGTGCTGCGTGGAAATGTTTCTGTTACACGCCCGTCTGCGTTGATCGCGCTATTGGCAGCATGAGACAGTTTGCGAATACGCCAGGATAAAAGACTGGCGTACCCCAGCAGTCCCATTGCGGCAATTGCCATTGCCAGCAGACTGTAGCCCAGCAGGCGGCTAAATGCCTTATCAGTCAGTGAAAGGTAAGCTTCGCCGCTCTGGCGAATAATAACAGCACCCAGAATGCCGTCTTTGTCGATTATAGGCGCGGCGACGGATTGCACCGTTCGTGTGCGGTACTGTGGATCACGGTATTGCTGACTGGCGACGTTGCCGGACAGTGCACTGTGAATTTCCGCCCCCGCTATTTTTCCCGGTCGGGGCGGAGTGGGGAGTGTCGCCAGCGCTGCCTGTGAAAGAATGCTGCGGTAGAGTAACTGCAATAGCCAAAAGGTGTTCTGCTCTGTGCGAGCACCGTGTTCGCCGGCTGCTATGTCCGCGGTCTGCCAGCCGTCGTTGTCCACGATCTGGATGTGGCTGCCCTGTTGACTAAACGGGGCAAGCAGGGCTCGCAGTTCCTCAGGGCTGTAGACCAGCCAAGGTGGTGGTTGTAGATCGCCAGGGCTGATATTGCCTGCCGTCTCCGTCTGCTGCCCGTCTCCGAGCTCATTCACTGCATAAAACCCTAGTCTGCTGCCTGTGTAGTGCAGTGGAATTTGAAGCTCGAGCGTATAACCGTCCACAGCGTCCTGCCAATAGCCATTAATGTTGGCGGCGTCAAACCGGCCTGTGCCGCCGTTGCCTGCCTCTGCGATTACTTTTCCTGGCCCTGTGGTAAGAATGACATATTCATGGAGAGTGCTGTTCTGCCATAGCCTCAAGATCAGCCGGTCGCCGTTTGGTTGCGTAGGATGTCCGATTATATGAAAGTCCGACTCGGGGTCTTTCACGTTTAGCATCAGAAAAAGATAAGCGCCGCGAGTCTGCGCCCTGACCGTTACCTGTAGTTGAGAGTCGGGCGCGCCGCTGAAATCACGACCTTCAATACTTTCCCAGCCGTCATCGTAACCATCAATATAAACAATCTGCTGCGTTGGAGCGGCATAGAGGGATCGGGTCTCATCCGTTG
Coding sequences within it:
- a CDS encoding ATP-binding protein gives rise to the protein MNLRRQLLLVSLLLLSLPWAGCQFVREMEGAMREGQTQSLQATAQAIATVLSTQERLLYPSADRRHATTDETRSLYAAPTQQIVYIDGYDDGWESIEGRDFSGAPDSQLQVTVRAQTRGAYLFLMLNVKDPESDFHIIGHPTQPNGDRLILRLWQNSTLHEYVILTTGPGKVIAEAGNGGTGRFDAANINGYWQDAVDGYTLELQIPLHYTGSRLGFYAVNELGDGQQTETAGNISPGDLQPPPWLVYSPEELRALLAPFSQQGSHIQIVDNDGWQTADIAAGEHGARTEQNTFWLLQLLYRSILSQAALATLPTPPRPGKIAGAEIHSALSGNVASQQYRDPQYRTRTVQSVAAPIIDKDGILGAVIIRQSGEAYLSLTDKAFSRLLGYSLLAMAIAAMGLLGYASLLSWRIRKLSHAANSAINADGRVTETFPRSTAGDEIGELSRHYAKLLERVREYNDYLRTLSRKLSHELRTPIAVIQSSLDNLEHLDDQTAERPVYLQRAREGLARLQRILNAMSEANRLEESIRNNIPEELDLVPLITELFAVYRGIYSQYNLSLDIQGTGALVTGVADLIVQALDKLMENAASFCHEGGDITLQLRREENSWNLSLSNNGPTLPQGLRDRLFDPMVSLRKEQTGDVHLGLGLHIVSLISDFHGGQVSAENLPDKSGVIISLQLPLKT
- a CDS encoding ATP-binding protein, producing MSEETSTRIGLLAEVSGDYFTARLITDNDQQVAEAKLGEGGARSGQVGSYLAIHQAHSKILVMVERSYRTADRQGQAAHMVRITPVGEFNTNGDFVKGVSQFPNIGDEVYPVNFDELSSIFAKRENVEFKVGQLTAFSSVDVHLDASSFFGRHAAILGQSGAGKSWTVTSLLQSALRNMPNAHIVLLDMHGEYCDREIDGASVKSPFAEHMVRSLNAQQAEFPYWMLTYSELCDLIIDPDDADASLQTSYLRSIVIRLKQEANAHLDLGHITVDSPVYYPIDKFVDMIEKSNSETSDFGKKKSPLYGRFSQLLVRIDSLLNDTRYDFFMQPKTRNSTESLTGLMKDIVGRGEPNASITVLDLSAVPFDVAPMVTAQIGRLVYEFNFWNPQCREFPLFLVCEEAHEYIPRLEAPRYREARRVMERISKNGRKYGVGLCVVSQRPADVSETVLSQCSSYICLRISNPDDQKYVRSMVPEAAQSTFAALTSLAKGEAIALGEAVPMPSRFKVDIPNPPPNSTDVDYADKWRGGAVEISVEDVVHNWHKQLR